The genomic stretch GGAGAGAGAATTACAATTTATACTTCAACTCCTGGTTTAGTTATTGGTAGAGAAGGTTCAAACATTAAAAAATTGACTAAAACTCTAAAAGAGAAATTCAAGTTTGAAAACCCTCAAATTAAAATTGGGGAAGTAACTGAGATGTTTCTATCTGCGAGTATTGTTTCAAAAAGAATTGCTAATGATTTAGCAAATTTTGGACCTCGAAAATTCAAATTGACTGCATTTAGAGCACTTGGAAATATTATGAATTCTGGTGCAATGGGAGTTGAAATTAAAATTTCAGGTAAAGTTCCTTCATCAAGATCAAAAACATGGAGATTCTTTAAAGGTTATTTGAAAAAAACTGGTTATGTAAGTGATTTTTTAGTAGATCATGCAGTTGAAAGTGTAACTCTAAAAAGTGGAGTTGTAGGTATTAAAGTAAGCATAATGCTGCCTAACACGCCTCTGCCAGATAAGATTGAATACTTAGCTGCTGTAATTCCTGAAGAAGTA from Candidatus Woesearchaeota archaeon encodes the following:
- a CDS encoding 30S ribosomal protein S3 — protein: MIERKIVKSNFLEFSVSDFIRKNISDVPIKDILVEKSPLGERITIYTSTPGLVIGREGSNIKKLTKTLKEKFKFENPQIKIGEVTEMFLSASIVSKRIANDLANFGPRKFKLTAFRALGNIMNSGAMGVEIKISGKVPSSRSKTWRFFKGYLKKTGYVSDFLVDHAVESVTLKSGVVGIKVSIMLPNTPLPDKIEYLAAVIPEEVIAKIEEEKVESSQGDVEQTKPKELKKTKDTKEVEVVKESKEETKKE